One stretch of Chitinophaga pendula DNA includes these proteins:
- a CDS encoding nucleoside triphosphate pyrophosphohydrolase family protein produces MKTTHFLEQVTAFHHAFKVPILEAPAIPAAGRCQLRVQLFEEELAELKAAIAENDLVEVADALCDLQYVLLGTALEFGLGEKFAALFGEVHRSNMSKACKTREEAEETVQWYQEQLSTDAYYKETDGVFIVYRTQDDKALKSVAYSAADLSPLL; encoded by the coding sequence ATGAAAACGACACATTTTTTAGAGCAGGTGACGGCGTTTCACCACGCATTCAAGGTTCCTATCCTGGAGGCGCCGGCTATTCCTGCAGCGGGCAGGTGCCAATTGCGTGTACAGTTGTTCGAAGAAGAGCTGGCGGAGCTGAAGGCAGCAATTGCTGAGAATGACCTGGTGGAGGTGGCGGATGCGTTATGCGATCTGCAATATGTATTATTGGGGACGGCGCTGGAGTTTGGATTGGGGGAGAAATTTGCGGCGCTCTTCGGAGAGGTGCACCGTTCCAATATGAGCAAGGCCTGCAAGACGCGGGAAGAAGCGGAAGAGACAGTACAATGGTACCAGGAGCAGCTGAGTACGGATGCATATTACAAAGAGACGGACGGTGTATTTATTGTATATCGTACACAGGATGATAAGGCATTAAAGTCTGTTGCGTATTCTGCGGCTGACCTCTCTCCTTTGCTTTAG
- a CDS encoding SRPBCC family protein, whose amino-acid sequence MKRLSYNISINAPKERVWEVLWQDAYYRQWTAPFSDGSHAVSDWKKGSKVLFLDPKEQGMLSRIDDLIPNEYMSFRHLGEVKDGKEDFTSAFAQECANNEVYENYTLQSVDGKTNVRVDTDLPEEYVSMMDGLWPKALQQLKEIAERYE is encoded by the coding sequence ATGAAAAGACTATCATACAATATCTCCATCAACGCTCCCAAAGAAAGAGTATGGGAAGTACTCTGGCAGGATGCCTACTACCGGCAATGGACCGCCCCGTTCAGCGACGGGTCTCACGCCGTAAGCGACTGGAAAAAAGGAAGTAAAGTGCTCTTCCTCGATCCCAAAGAACAGGGGATGCTCTCCCGGATAGACGACTTGATACCCAATGAATACATGTCGTTCCGGCACCTGGGAGAAGTAAAGGATGGGAAAGAAGACTTCACCTCCGCCTTCGCACAGGAATGCGCTAACAATGAAGTATATGAAAATTATACACTGCAATCCGTAGATGGTAAAACAAATGTACGCGTAGATACAGACCTGCCGGAAGAATACGTCTCTATGATGGATGGTCTCTGGCCCAAAGCATTGCAACAACTTAAAGAGATCGCAGAACGATACGAATAA
- a CDS encoding Na+/H+ antiporter, which yields MENYSIVLSILAIIIFLAVFAERVKLPYPVLLIVAGIGLGCIPSLPHIELNPEIVLLIFLPPLLYDAAFNIRFDEFRTHLHTIGTLAIGLVFLTATGIAVIARYCIPGMDWPLSFVLGAILSATDAVAAIGITKGLGLSHKTNTILEGESLVNDASALIAYRFAVAAVTGIAFVLWKAALQFVIVMGGGILMGMAMAKLLAFILVRVRNNNLVVISYMLLMPFVTYVVAEAVHVSGVIAVVILGLGIARFSRKVFPESLRHQSSSIWEIIIFLLNGLIFILMGLQFPYVIKNITPEQFWPYIGYAFLITVVALALRMTRVFMQRANLARAFVSQRGRITENALLDVKTSLIIGWSGMRGIVSLAIAIGLPLTLQDGSPFPMRNDIIFISIAVVLFTLIGQGLTLPWLVKVLNKVPEQEATATAAS from the coding sequence ATGGAAAATTACAGCATTGTCTTATCTATTCTTGCTATCATTATTTTTCTAGCTGTTTTTGCGGAAAGGGTGAAGTTGCCTTACCCGGTATTGTTGATTGTGGCCGGGATCGGGTTAGGCTGTATACCATCGTTGCCGCATATAGAGCTGAACCCGGAGATCGTGTTGCTGATCTTTCTTCCTCCCCTGCTTTACGATGCTGCTTTTAACATACGATTTGATGAATTCCGGACACATCTGCATACGATCGGTACGTTGGCGATAGGGTTGGTGTTTTTGACGGCGACAGGTATTGCGGTGATTGCGCGGTATTGTATACCTGGTATGGACTGGCCCTTGTCTTTTGTGCTCGGGGCCATTTTATCAGCGACGGATGCGGTGGCGGCGATCGGTATTACGAAGGGGTTGGGGCTTTCTCACAAGACGAATACGATCCTGGAGGGGGAAAGCCTGGTGAATGATGCGTCGGCGTTGATCGCTTACCGATTTGCGGTGGCGGCGGTAACGGGTATAGCCTTTGTGTTGTGGAAGGCCGCCTTACAGTTTGTGATCGTGATGGGCGGCGGTATCCTGATGGGGATGGCGATGGCCAAGTTGCTGGCGTTCATACTGGTGCGGGTGCGTAATAATAACCTGGTGGTGATCAGTTATATGTTGCTGATGCCTTTTGTGACCTATGTGGTAGCGGAGGCGGTGCATGTATCTGGTGTGATCGCGGTGGTGATCTTGGGATTGGGTATTGCGCGGTTCAGCCGGAAGGTATTTCCCGAGTCGTTGCGGCATCAGTCGAGTTCTATCTGGGAGATCATTATTTTCCTGTTGAACGGGCTGATCTTTATCCTGATGGGGTTACAGTTTCCCTATGTGATCAAAAACATAACGCCGGAGCAGTTCTGGCCTTATATCGGTTATGCTTTCCTGATTACGGTGGTGGCGTTGGCGTTGCGGATGACGCGAGTGTTCATGCAGCGGGCGAACCTGGCGAGGGCTTTTGTGAGTCAGCGGGGGCGGATCACAGAAAATGCGTTACTGGATGTGAAGACCAGCCTGATCATTGGGTGGTCGGGGATGCGGGGTATTGTATCGCTGGCGATCGCTATTGGTTTGCCCTTGACGTTACAGGACGGATCGCCATTTCCGATGCGTAATGATATCATCTTTATTTCCATTGCGGTGGTGTTGTTTACGCTGATCGGGCAAGGGCTTACGTTGCCCTGGCTGGTGAAAGTGCTGAACAAGGTACCTGAGCAGGAAGCGACGGCGACGGCAGCCTCCTAG
- a CDS encoding DinB family protein, whose translation MKQLTKEEQRITIVDTLIQLLSKGNAHVTFEEAVNDLPAHLRGIQPEGLPYSIWQLVEHIRITQWDILEFSRDPAHVSPAWPDEYWPAETTPATKQDWEHSLEQIKKDRNAFIALIKDPSTDLYTPFPHGDGQHLLREAVLIADHTAYHTGQIILVRRLLKAWK comes from the coding sequence ATGAAACAACTCACCAAAGAAGAACAAAGGATTACGATCGTGGATACCCTCATCCAACTGTTATCCAAAGGCAACGCCCACGTTACCTTCGAAGAAGCAGTAAATGACCTCCCCGCGCACCTCCGCGGCATACAACCCGAAGGACTACCCTATAGCATATGGCAATTGGTAGAACATATCCGTATCACCCAATGGGATATCCTGGAATTCTCCCGCGACCCCGCACATGTATCGCCTGCCTGGCCCGACGAATACTGGCCTGCCGAAACAACACCAGCCACCAAACAGGATTGGGAACATAGCCTGGAACAAATAAAGAAAGATAGGAACGCTTTCATCGCTTTGATCAAAGATCCCTCCACAGACCTGTATACCCCATTCCCTCATGGCGACGGACAACACCTGCTGCGCGAAGCCGTCCTCATAGCAGACCATACCGCCTATCACACGGGGCAGATCATCCTCGTCAGGAGATTACTGAAGGCCTGGAAATAA
- a CDS encoding outer membrane beta-barrel protein, producing the protein MKKHLGILSAIVVMLCVGHFSASAQLKRFSLGPFVEAGFPTGDFQETNKRGFGVGLQADIKLVAGLGVTGSVGYMRFGGKTETNNGATVKYPALGAFPIRVGLRYHFIPLVFVKFESGAANFTGDYSGTAVILAPSVGVRLLGLEVSGKYEAWLKDGTRGFWGLKAGYNF; encoded by the coding sequence ATGAAAAAACATCTTGGCATTCTTTCCGCCATTGTAGTTATGCTATGTGTGGGTCATTTTTCTGCATCGGCCCAGTTAAAAAGATTCAGTTTGGGTCCTTTTGTGGAGGCGGGTTTTCCTACCGGTGATTTCCAGGAGACCAACAAGCGGGGTTTTGGTGTGGGCTTGCAAGCGGATATTAAGCTGGTTGCGGGTTTGGGAGTGACCGGATCGGTAGGTTATATGCGTTTTGGCGGGAAGACGGAGACCAACAATGGTGCTACTGTTAAGTATCCTGCTTTGGGGGCGTTTCCTATCCGGGTGGGTTTGCGTTATCATTTCATCCCATTGGTATTTGTGAAGTTTGAGAGCGGTGCGGCGAATTTCACCGGCGACTATTCTGGTACGGCGGTTATTTTGGCGCCCAGTGTTGGTGTACGTTTGCTGGGGCTGGAAGTATCCGGTAAATATGAAGCCTGGTTGAAGGATGGTACTAGAGGGTTCTGGGGTCTGAAGGCAGGTTATAATTTCTAG